From Vanacampus margaritifer isolate UIUO_Vmar chromosome 8, RoL_Vmar_1.0, whole genome shotgun sequence, a single genomic window includes:
- the tpra1 gene encoding transmembrane protein adipocyte-associated 1 homolog isoform X1: MTIGDMISYHGTRQKNMSRSIDQRKTMLATPVVSSVQYNGSVTSPPPENTSTFPTWLPDSETNISKPHKCLQILYEDVGDSRVRFWDIILLIPNVAFFVFLMWKLPSARAKIRVTSSPIFITFYLLVFVVAAVGITRAIVSMTVSASSSATIIDKVLWEITRFFLLAIELSVVILGLAFGHLESNSSIKRVLAITTVLALAYSITQGTLEIYYPDSHLSAEDFNIYGHGGRHFWLASSCFFFLVYSLIVILPKTPVRERISLPSKRSFYVYGAILSLLNFFQGLGSALLCGGIIEGLCCVDVTTFLYFSAFAPLIYVTFLKGFFGSEPKILFSYKSQVDEADESDVNLPPTVASTIGRRELTDQGLYYSSTQFDGSGPSSTGVVGAYLDDVVSGPFGSSSINSIEADNWRPINV, translated from the exons ATGACAATCGGAGATATGATCAGCTACCACGGAACTCGCCAGAAAAACATGTCCAGATCTATCGATCA GCGGAAAACCATGCTAGCCACTCCTGTGGTTAGTTCTGTTCAATACAATGGCAGCGTCACGTCACCACCACCGGAGAATACGTCTACATTCCCCACCTGGCTACCTGATTCCGAAACAAACATCAGCAAGCCTCACAAATGTCTACAAATTCTGTATGAGGATGTTGGTGACTCCAG GGTGCGTTTCTGGGACATCATTCTCCTCATACCAAATGTGGCCTTCTTTGTTTTCCTGATGTGGAAGCTGCCATCGGCAAGGGCAAAGATTCGGGTCACGTCCAGCCCCATCTTCATCACCTTTTACCTCTTG GTATTTGTCGTAGCAGCAGTTGGGATCACCCGGGCCATTGTATCAATGACTGTCAGTGCATCCAGCTCTGCCACCATCATCGACAAA gTATTATGGGAAATCACCCGCTTCTTCTTACTGGCCATTGAACTCAGTGTTGTCATTCTGGGACTGGCTTTTG GTCATCTGGAGAGTAATTCTAGTATAAAGCGGGTGCTGGCTATCACTACTGTGCTTGCTCTGGCGTACTCCATCACACAG GGCACTTTAGAGATCTATTACCCGGACAGTCACCTGTCGGCTGAGGACTTCAATATCTACGGACATGGAGGCCGACATTTCTGGTTGGCCAGCTcgtgcttcttcttcttg GTGTACTCTCTGATTGTGATCTTGCCTAAAACTCCAGTGAGAGAGAGGATATCCCTGCCAT CTAAGAGGAGTTTCTATGTGTATGGTGCCATCCTGTCCTTATTGAACTTCTTCCAGGGCCTGGGCAGTGCCCTTCTGTGCGGAGGAATTATAGAGGGACTCTG CTGTGTGGATGTCACCACCTTCCTCTACTTCTCTGCTTTTGCGCCACTCATCTACGTTACATTCCTCAAAGGATTCTTTGG CTCCGAACCCAAAATCCTGTTCTCCTACAAATCCCAGGTGGACGAGGCAGACGAAAGCGACGTCAACCTTCCACCGACTGTTGCTTCAACCATTGGCCGCAGGGAGCTCACCGACCAGGGCCTGTACTATTCCTCCACCCAGTTTGACGGCTCAGGTCCCAGCAGTACAGGAGTGGTCGGAGCGTATCTGGATGACGTTGTTTCGGGACCTTTTGGATCCAGCAGCATCAACAGCATTGAAGCTGATAATTGGAGGCCTATTAACGTCTAA
- the tpra1 gene encoding transmembrane protein adipocyte-associated 1 homolog isoform X2: MLATPVVSSVQYNGSVTSPPPENTSTFPTWLPDSETNISKPHKCLQILYEDVGDSRVRFWDIILLIPNVAFFVFLMWKLPSARAKIRVTSSPIFITFYLLVFVVAAVGITRAIVSMTVSASSSATIIDKVLWEITRFFLLAIELSVVILGLAFGHLESNSSIKRVLAITTVLALAYSITQGTLEIYYPDSHLSAEDFNIYGHGGRHFWLASSCFFFLVYSLIVILPKTPVRERISLPSKRSFYVYGAILSLLNFFQGLGSALLCGGIIEGLCCVDVTTFLYFSAFAPLIYVTFLKGFFGSEPKILFSYKSQVDEADESDVNLPPTVASTIGRRELTDQGLYYSSTQFDGSGPSSTGVVGAYLDDVVSGPFGSSSINSIEADNWRPINV, encoded by the exons ATGCTAGCCACTCCTGTGGTTAGTTCTGTTCAATACAATGGCAGCGTCACGTCACCACCACCGGAGAATACGTCTACATTCCCCACCTGGCTACCTGATTCCGAAACAAACATCAGCAAGCCTCACAAATGTCTACAAATTCTGTATGAGGATGTTGGTGACTCCAG GGTGCGTTTCTGGGACATCATTCTCCTCATACCAAATGTGGCCTTCTTTGTTTTCCTGATGTGGAAGCTGCCATCGGCAAGGGCAAAGATTCGGGTCACGTCCAGCCCCATCTTCATCACCTTTTACCTCTTG GTATTTGTCGTAGCAGCAGTTGGGATCACCCGGGCCATTGTATCAATGACTGTCAGTGCATCCAGCTCTGCCACCATCATCGACAAA gTATTATGGGAAATCACCCGCTTCTTCTTACTGGCCATTGAACTCAGTGTTGTCATTCTGGGACTGGCTTTTG GTCATCTGGAGAGTAATTCTAGTATAAAGCGGGTGCTGGCTATCACTACTGTGCTTGCTCTGGCGTACTCCATCACACAG GGCACTTTAGAGATCTATTACCCGGACAGTCACCTGTCGGCTGAGGACTTCAATATCTACGGACATGGAGGCCGACATTTCTGGTTGGCCAGCTcgtgcttcttcttcttg GTGTACTCTCTGATTGTGATCTTGCCTAAAACTCCAGTGAGAGAGAGGATATCCCTGCCAT CTAAGAGGAGTTTCTATGTGTATGGTGCCATCCTGTCCTTATTGAACTTCTTCCAGGGCCTGGGCAGTGCCCTTCTGTGCGGAGGAATTATAGAGGGACTCTG CTGTGTGGATGTCACCACCTTCCTCTACTTCTCTGCTTTTGCGCCACTCATCTACGTTACATTCCTCAAAGGATTCTTTGG CTCCGAACCCAAAATCCTGTTCTCCTACAAATCCCAGGTGGACGAGGCAGACGAAAGCGACGTCAACCTTCCACCGACTGTTGCTTCAACCATTGGCCGCAGGGAGCTCACCGACCAGGGCCTGTACTATTCCTCCACCCAGTTTGACGGCTCAGGTCCCAGCAGTACAGGAGTGGTCGGAGCGTATCTGGATGACGTTGTTTCGGGACCTTTTGGATCCAGCAGCATCAACAGCATTGAAGCTGATAATTGGAGGCCTATTAACGTCTAA
- the trim107 gene encoding zinc finger protein RFP, with protein MSALSLTNPTSIINLAEALTLDLHCPICLQLYSEPVSLPCGHVYCHVCIQTLGERLDRHCCPECQEEYQGNQAVVTCSKMCSIVESYKAAAGKVKLPARGTVEDESKTKLKLEVAKQSLGSEGNHFESKDISFTKFGLASHVTDLAVQLEMAEDVLRKEKEQEAEVMAANEQLREKASEHLRQVDDVVRKYSAEVMQLFDDELSPGEASVSHRVGQAARLTKQLRQVLLSAESLLTEGDEGALQEGLRDLQPHIMEMTGKAIREIQGRVESKVDPVRIIPKLELMNGELRESLGAIQRFLRNALNPSEVTFDIGTAHPNLILSDDLKTVTFSAAKQSYPPSPQRFTSFFQVLSSQIFSEGDHSWEVELDGAPWIVGVCQSGKLERSGVSSALESNQSAWCLMWFNNLLTAFERGRGVTLKRTTMSCKLEITLSFSSNTLSFYKISPTTGKTLVYTFEVYLTEPVHLAYRMMSGHPKARVTILS; from the coding sequence ATGTCTGCTCTGAGTCTGACAAACCCCACCAGCATTATAAATCTTGCTGAGGCCTTAACTTTAGATCTCCACTGCCCTATCTGCTTGCAACTCTACTCGGAGCCTGTATCTCTGCCCTGCGGACACGTCTACTGCCACGTCTGCATACAAACTCTGGGGGAAAGGCTTGACCGTCACTGCTGCCCCGAGTGCCAGGAGGAATACCAGGGGAACCAAGCCGTGGTGACCTGTTCCAAAATGTGCAGTATTGTCGAGTCGTACAAAGCCGCAGCGGGTAAAGTCAAGCTGCCTGCACGTGGTACAGTTGAGGATGAAAGCAAgacaaaattaaaattggaagtAGCTAAACAAAGCCTAGGAAGTGAGGGAAATCACTTTGAATCCAAAGACATTTCCTTCACTAAATTTGGACTAGCATCTCACGTCACAGACCTTGCCGTTCAGTTGGAGATGGCAGAGGATGTGCTGAGGAAGGAGAAGGAACAGGAAGCGGAGGTGATGGCTGCTAACGAGCAGCTGAGGGAAAAGGCATCGGAGCATCTGCGCCAGGTCGACGATGTCGTGCGGAAGTACAGTGCTGAGGTGATGCAGCTGTTTGATGACGAGCTCTCACCAGGTGAGGCCAGCGTGAGCCACAGGGTCGGTCAGGCCGCCCGCCTCACCAAACAGCTGAGACAAGTTCTGCTCAGTGCGGAGTCTCTCCTGACGGAGGGAGATGAGGGCGCATTGCAAGAAGGCCTTCGAGACCTGCAGCCGCACATCATGGAGATGACAGGAAAAGCCATCAGAGAAATTCAGGGCCGCGTGGAGTCAAAAGTCGACCCGGTTAGAATTATTCCCAAGTTGGAGCTCATGAACGGCGAGCTCAGGGAAAGTCTCGGCGCCATTCAGCGCTTCCTTCGCAATGCCCTCAACCCGTCTGAGGTGACGTTCGACATCGGGACAGCTCATCCGAATCTCATCCTCTCAGACGACTTGAAGACTGTGACGTTCAGTGCCGCCAAGCAGTCGTACCCGCCTTCTCCCCAGAGATTCACCAGCTTCTTCCAGGTCCTCAGCTCCCAGATCTTCTCCGAAGGCGACCACAGCTGGGAGGTGGAGCTTGACGGCGCTCCGTGGATCGTGGGCGTGTGCCAAAGTGGGAAGCTGGAGCGCAGCGGGGTTTCCTCGGCGCTGGAAAGCAACCAGAGCGCCTGGTGCCTGATGTGGTTCAACAATTTGCTGACAGCCTTCGAGCGGGGTCGCGGAGTTACGCTCAAGAGGACCACGATGTCGTGCAAGCTCGAGATTACACTGAGCTTCAGCAGCAACACTTTGAGCTTCTACAAAATCAGCCCCACAACCGGAAAGACTCTTGTGTACACATTTGAAGTTTACTTGACTGAACCTGTGCACCTGGCCTATCGAATGATGTCGGGGCATCCTAAGGCACGTGTGACCATCCTTTCATAA